One Roseburia rectibacter DNA window includes the following coding sequences:
- a CDS encoding ATP-binding protein translates to MYRKESIAIGEWIKNSNKALLVTGARQIGKTWLIRDEIEKSGYTKFEVNFIDQPDMVSYLNAEMSAEDFLIKLKMIMPEDCKSHETVVFFDEIQKCPEIVTKIKFLVDEGSFKYVMSGSLLGVELKGIASAPVGYLTVLKMYPMDFEEFMMANNVSVTTLDMLNEKFKNASPVDEFVHQKLLSMFFVYLIVGGMPDAVKTYIETKDIREVDKVQRDITTLYKEDFSQYEIEDRKLKLKSIYDIIPAELNKQNKKFVFTMLDKELKFDRYENSFLWLKDAGVALPVYNIEAPVIPLLASKSSNIFRLFSSDIGLLTSAYPAETKMELINKNGEVNNGAHFENAVAQQLTANGFTPYFCKKKNIGEMDFVIEMNGKVVPIEVKSGKAYKSHKALDNFMNIPDYHLEKAYVFSVGNVETEGTVTYLPIYMCYLLKEQKIGQMIVELDTTGL, encoded by the coding sequence ATGTACAGAAAAGAGTCAATTGCAATTGGCGAATGGATTAAAAATTCAAATAAGGCATTATTAGTGACAGGAGCAAGACAGATAGGAAAAACATGGCTCATAAGAGATGAAATTGAAAAGAGCGGATATACTAAGTTTGAAGTGAATTTTATTGATCAGCCGGATATGGTTTCCTACTTAAATGCAGAGATGAGTGCGGAAGATTTTTTGATTAAATTAAAAATGATCATGCCAGAAGATTGCAAATCGCATGAAACGGTTGTTTTTTTTGATGAGATTCAGAAATGCCCGGAAATAGTAACTAAAATAAAATTTCTTGTAGATGAGGGAAGTTTTAAGTATGTAATGAGCGGATCCTTATTAGGGGTAGAACTGAAAGGAATCGCTTCGGCTCCGGTTGGATACCTGACTGTTTTAAAGATGTACCCTATGGATTTCGAAGAATTTATGATGGCGAATAATGTCTCAGTAACTACATTAGATATGCTAAATGAAAAATTTAAAAACGCCAGTCCTGTGGACGAATTTGTACATCAGAAGCTTTTGTCTATGTTTTTTGTTTATCTTATTGTTGGAGGAATGCCAGATGCTGTAAAAACTTATATAGAAACAAAAGATATTCGAGAGGTTGACAAAGTACAACGTGATATAACAACGCTTTATAAAGAGGATTTTTCCCAATATGAGATTGAGGACAGAAAGCTTAAGTTAAAGTCCATATATGACATTATTCCTGCTGAATTAAATAAGCAGAATAAAAAGTTTGTATTTACGATGCTGGATAAAGAACTGAAATTTGACAGATACGAAAATAGTTTTTTGTGGTTAAAAGATGCAGGTGTGGCGTTGCCGGTTTATAATATTGAGGCACCAGTTATTCCACTTTTAGCAAGCAAGAGCAGTAATATATTCAGACTTTTTTCGAGCGACATTGGATTGTTGACAAGTGCATATCCGGCAGAAACAAAAATGGAATTAATTAATAAAAACGGAGAAGTGAACAACGGAGCACACTTTGAAAATGCTGTCGCACAGCAATTAACGGCGAATGGTTTTACACCATATTTCTGTAAAAAGAAAAATATTGGTGAAATGGATTTTGTGATAGAAATGAATGGGAAAGTTGTTCCGATTGAAGTTAAGTCTGGTAAGGCATATAAATCACACAAAGCTTTGGATAATTTTATGAACATACCGGATTATCATCTTGAGAAAGCCTATGTTTTTTCCGTTGGAAATGTAGAAACAGAAGGAACTGTGACATATCTTCCAATTTATATGTGTTATCTGTTAAAAGAGCAGAAAATCGGTCAGATGATCGTAGAGTTGGATACTACTGGTTTGTAG
- a CDS encoding GH1 family beta-glucosidase, which produces MFRDDFVWGVASSSYQVEGTDANDGRGKNVWDAFTEAGRIYENQNAYTTCDHMHHYKEDYALMKNLGIKAYRFSLNWARILPQGTGRVNEKAIQMYRDMITCMKENGITPYITMFHWEFPQALYEKGGWLNPEVIDWFGEYAKVVAENFSDICEYFITINEPQCVVGLGHLSGVHAPGLKLSAKDTFQIAHNLMKAHGQAVINLRKYAVRDIKVGYAPTGGVAYPYTDKPEDIEAAKKVYFGFYNPMDNWTWNVAWFSDPVFLGHYPKEGLEKFAEYLPEITEEDMELIHQPLDFMGQNIYNGYYVRAGENGEPKFVDREPGFPKTGADWPVTPEAFYYGIKFLTERYPLPLYITENGMSCHDNISADGRVHDPNRITFLDSYIGAMQRASDEGADVRGYFLWTFLDNFEWSDGYKQRFGIIYVDFTTQQRIVKDSAFWYQKVIETNGGIISMNQANKEILFLDPVCTHNIWGGTKLREEFGYPVEGDDIGECWGISAHPNGDGTIRNGAFSGMKLSAVWKEHPEVFGNYDCDRFPLLTKIIDARDDLSIQVHPDDDYAKVHENGSFGKTECWYIMDAPEGATLVIGHNAKTKEELSDMIHQGRWKEFIREIPVKKGDFIQIDPGTVHAIKGGLLILETQQNSDITYRVYDYDRLSNGKPRELHVEKSIDVITVPAKSVDDSVKSALNLPENQLNELYSCKYYTIFKADVNGKMEFEQKYPFLLVSVLEGDGIVGSSPVKKGDHFILPNGYGKVEMQGKMSLIVSTVK; this is translated from the coding sequence ATGTTTCGGGATGATTTTGTTTGGGGTGTTGCGAGCAGTTCTTATCAGGTAGAGGGAACTGACGCAAACGATGGAAGAGGAAAAAACGTCTGGGATGCATTTACGGAGGCAGGCAGGATATATGAAAATCAGAATGCGTATACGACCTGCGATCATATGCATCATTATAAGGAAGATTACGCGCTGATGAAAAATCTTGGTATCAAGGCATATCGTTTTTCATTAAACTGGGCACGTATTCTGCCGCAAGGAACCGGACGTGTCAATGAAAAAGCAATCCAGATGTACCGTGATATGATCACATGTATGAAAGAAAATGGGATCACGCCATATATTACCATGTTTCACTGGGAGTTTCCGCAGGCTCTTTATGAAAAAGGAGGCTGGTTAAATCCAGAGGTGATAGACTGGTTCGGGGAATATGCCAAAGTCGTTGCAGAGAACTTTTCCGATATCTGTGAGTATTTCATTACGATCAATGAGCCGCAGTGTGTGGTAGGACTGGGACATTTAAGCGGTGTGCATGCACCGGGATTAAAGCTGTCGGCAAAAGATACATTCCAGATCGCGCACAACCTCATGAAAGCGCATGGTCAGGCGGTCATCAATCTTCGAAAATATGCAGTCCGTGATATCAAAGTCGGATATGCACCGACCGGAGGAGTTGCTTATCCATATACCGATAAGCCGGAAGATATCGAGGCTGCAAAGAAAGTTTATTTTGGTTTTTATAATCCGATGGATAACTGGACCTGGAATGTGGCATGGTTTTCCGATCCTGTATTTTTAGGACATTACCCGAAAGAAGGACTGGAAAAATTTGCAGAATATCTGCCGGAAATCACAGAAGAAGATATGGAGCTGATACATCAGCCACTTGATTTTATGGGGCAGAATATATACAATGGTTACTATGTCCGTGCAGGAGAGAACGGTGAACCGAAATTTGTGGACCGTGAACCGGGATTTCCTAAGACAGGAGCAGACTGGCCGGTAACGCCGGAAGCTTTTTATTATGGTATAAAATTTCTGACAGAGCGTTATCCATTGCCGCTTTACATCACGGAAAACGGCATGTCCTGTCATGATAATATCAGCGCAGATGGCAGGGTGCATGATCCAAACCGTATCACGTTTCTGGATTCCTATATCGGAGCCATGCAGCGTGCAAGCGATGAAGGTGCAGATGTAAGGGGATATTTCCTGTGGACATTTCTTGATAATTTTGAGTGGTCCGATGGATATAAACAGCGTTTTGGTATCATTTATGTAGACTTTACAACGCAGCAGCGCATTGTAAAGGATTCGGCATTCTGGTATCAGAAAGTAATAGAGACGAATGGAGGAATCATTAGCATGAATCAGGCAAATAAAGAGATTTTGTTTTTAGACCCGGTATGTACACATAATATCTGGGGAGGAACAAAGTTAAGAGAAGAATTCGGTTATCCGGTTGAGGGAGATGACATCGGCGAATGCTGGGGTATTTCCGCTCATCCAAACGGAGACGGTACGATCCGCAACGGTGCATTTTCCGGTATGAAGTTATCTGCTGTATGGAAGGAGCATCCGGAAGTATTCGGTAACTATGACTGTGACCGTTTTCCACTTCTCACAAAGATCATTGATGCAAGGGATGATCTTAGTATTCAGGTACATCCAGATGATGATTATGCGAAAGTACATGAAAACGGTTCTTTCGGAAAGACAGAATGCTGGTATATCATGGATGCGCCGGAGGGAGCAACGCTTGTCATCGGACATAATGCTAAGACGAAAGAAGAACTTTCCGATATGATCCATCAGGGAAGATGGAAAGAATTTATCCGTGAGATTCCGGTGAAAAAAGGTGATTTTATCCAGATCGATCCGGGAACAGTTCATGCGATCAAGGGTGGACTTTTAATCTTAGAGACACAGCAGAACAGTGATATTACTTATCGTGTTTATGACTATGACCGTCTTTCAAATGGCAAGCCGAGAGAATTGCATGTAGAAAAGAGTATTGATGTTATCACAGTTCCGGCAAAATCCGTGGATGACAGTGTAAAATCCGCATTGAATCTGCCGGAAAATCAGTTGAATGAACTGTATTCCTGCAAATATTATACGATCTTTAAGGCAGACGTAAATGGAAAGATGGAATTTGAGCAGAAGTATCCGTTCCTGTTAGTATCTGTTTTAGAGGGAGATGGAATCGTGGGCAGCAGCCCGGTGAAGAAGGGAGATCATTTTATCCTGCCGAATGGTTATGGAAAAGTTGAGATGCAGGGGAAGATGAGTCTGATCGTTTCTACTGTAAAATAA
- a CDS encoding SGNH/GDSL hydrolase family protein, producing the protein MEYQIKYENGIANHGNLYRLKKVMDRAKAGEPLNIAFLGGSITQGSLSTKPELCYAYHVYEWWKKTFPQTDFTYINAGIGGTTSQFGVARAEDDLLSKEPDFVIIEFSVNDESTEHFMETYEGLVRKVYTSKTKPAVLLVHNVFYNNGGNAQMMHGRIARHYDLPAVSMQSTIYPEVVSGHIENRDITPDDLHPNDAGHALVASVITYFLDKVRTEDVKELSEPDYPAPLTKNTYEKSIRHQNNDEKAVCSGFVADTSAQRDITDCFKHGWTASKKGDSITFDIEGCNVSVQYRKSVKLPAPVAEIIVDGDTDHAVRLDANFDETWGDKLELDTILEYGENKVHKVEVRLVETHEDDAVPFYLVSVIGSSEK; encoded by the coding sequence ATGGAATATCAGATCAAATACGAAAACGGCATTGCCAACCACGGCAACTTATACCGCTTAAAAAAAGTTATGGACCGCGCAAAAGCCGGCGAACCATTAAACATTGCATTCTTAGGAGGTTCGATCACCCAGGGAAGTCTTTCCACCAAACCGGAACTCTGTTATGCATATCATGTTTATGAGTGGTGGAAAAAGACATTCCCACAGACAGATTTTACTTATATTAATGCAGGAATCGGTGGAACGACATCACAATTTGGTGTGGCACGTGCAGAAGATGACCTGCTCTCGAAGGAGCCGGATTTTGTGATCATTGAGTTTTCTGTCAATGATGAGAGCACGGAGCATTTTATGGAAACATATGAGGGACTGGTGCGCAAGGTATATACAAGTAAAACAAAACCGGCAGTTCTTTTGGTGCATAATGTATTTTACAATAATGGTGGAAATGCCCAGATGATGCACGGACGTATTGCAAGACATTATGATCTTCCGGCTGTCAGCATGCAGAGCACGATCTATCCGGAGGTTGTTAGCGGACATATTGAAAACCGTGATATCACACCGGATGACCTGCATCCGAATGATGCCGGACATGCACTTGTGGCATCAGTTATTACCTATTTTCTGGACAAAGTAAGAACAGAAGATGTAAAGGAACTGAGTGAACCGGATTATCCGGCACCTCTTACAAAAAATACTTATGAAAAATCCATCCGTCATCAGAACAACGATGAAAAGGCAGTCTGCAGTGGATTTGTGGCAGATACATCTGCGCAGAGAGATATCACGGACTGTTTCAAACATGGATGGACTGCTTCAAAGAAAGGTGATTCGATCACATTTGATATTGAAGGCTGTAATGTTTCGGTGCAGTACCGGAAATCCGTAAAACTTCCGGCACCGGTCGCAGAGATCATCGTAGATGGGGACACGGATCATGCAGTTCGTCTGGATGCGAACTTTGATGAGACGTGGGGCGATAAATTAGAGCTTGACACTATCTTAGAATATGGAGAAAATAAAGTACATAAGGTGGAAGTCCGTCTGGTAGAGACACATGAGGACGATGCGGTGCCGTTTTATCTGGTTTCTGTCATTGGTTCCTCTGAAAAATAG
- a CDS encoding SGNH/GDSL hydrolase family protein: MIIKPDNEMLSYSGRIDFDDRLAPVLVYACSSIGMKFTGTSLKAVIVNHRSCWTNELGYFIDGEQKRFTLSSDEEKKTYTLAENLPEGTHELLLFKRMDSCHTFTFYGFEIDDGAKVLELPEKPKRKMEFFGDSVSCGEVSEAVAYVGKPDPEHDGQYSNSWYSYAWMTARKLNAQIHDTSQGGISLLDDTGWFAAPHYKGVESCYDKIEYHPDLGPTKQWDFSQYIPNVVVVAIGQNDNHPVDYMAEDYDSEKSENWRKHYQAFIEKLMELYPKAQIILATTILCHDKNWDRSIDEVCTRIGSSRVHHFLYTKNGSGTPGHIRIPEAEQMSDELAAYITSLGDEIWED, translated from the coding sequence ATGATAATTAAACCAGACAATGAAATGTTATCTTACAGTGGAAGAATTGATTTTGATGACAGACTTGCACCGGTTCTTGTCTATGCGTGCAGTTCGATCGGAATGAAATTTACCGGAACATCCTTAAAGGCAGTGATCGTAAACCACCGTTCCTGCTGGACGAATGAGCTGGGATATTTTATAGACGGGGAACAGAAGCGTTTTACCTTGTCGTCCGATGAGGAGAAAAAGACTTATACTTTAGCGGAGAACCTGCCGGAAGGAACACATGAACTGCTTTTATTTAAGAGGATGGATTCCTGTCATACATTTACATTTTACGGATTTGAGATCGATGATGGAGCTAAAGTGCTGGAACTGCCGGAAAAACCAAAACGAAAAATGGAATTTTTCGGTGACAGTGTTTCCTGTGGAGAAGTTTCGGAGGCTGTGGCATATGTTGGAAAGCCGGATCCGGAGCATGATGGGCAATACTCAAACAGTTGGTATTCCTATGCATGGATGACGGCGCGCAAATTAAATGCACAGATCCATGATACGTCACAGGGTGGAATATCACTTTTAGATGATACCGGCTGGTTTGCCGCACCTCATTATAAAGGTGTTGAATCCTGCTATGATAAGATCGAATACCACCCGGATCTCGGACCGACAAAACAGTGGGATTTTTCCCAATATATCCCGAATGTAGTCGTTGTCGCGATCGGACAAAACGATAATCATCCGGTAGACTATATGGCAGAAGATTACGACAGTGAAAAATCCGAAAACTGGAGAAAACATTACCAGGCATTTATCGAAAAACTGATGGAACTATATCCAAAAGCACAGATCATTTTAGCTACCACGATCCTGTGTCATGATAAAAACTGGGACCGCTCCATCGATGAAGTCTGCACCCGTATTGGAAGCAGCAGAGTCCATCACTTCCTCTACACGAAAAATGGCTCCGGCACACCTGGACATATCCGTATCCCGGAGGCAGAGCAGATGTCGGACGAACTTGCAGCATATATTACATCACTCGGAGATGAAATCTGGGAAGATTAA
- a CDS encoding glycoside hydrolase family 130 protein has translation MSKYKMISQPVPNVPWQERPAELTGAPVWRYNENPIIGRNPVKGVARIFNSAVMPYEDGFIGVFRGEQTNGIPYIYLGRSKDAIHWNFEENKIDFVDEEGKPFMPRYAYDPRLVKVEDTYYIIWCQDFYGAAIGMAKTTDFKTFTRIENPFLPFNRNAVLFPRKINGNFMLLSRPSDSGHTPFGDIFISESPDLTYWGKHRHVMGKGSEWWESLKIGGGAAPIETSEGWLLFYHGVSGTCNGYVYSIGGAILDIDNPSIVKYRCETFLLTPEEWYEERGFVPNVCFPCATIHDSESGKIAIYYGAADSYVGLAFTELDDIIDYIKENSVVTPEDTEIGRR, from the coding sequence ATGAGCAAATATAAAATGATCAGCCAGCCGGTACCAAATGTACCGTGGCAGGAAAGACCGGCAGAGTTAACAGGAGCACCTGTATGGAGATATAATGAGAACCCGATCATCGGACGCAATCCGGTAAAGGGTGTTGCAAGAATTTTCAACAGTGCTGTTATGCCATATGAAGATGGATTTATCGGGGTGTTCCGTGGAGAGCAGACCAATGGTATCCCTTATATTTATCTTGGAAGAAGTAAAGATGCGATCCACTGGAATTTCGAAGAAAACAAGATCGATTTCGTAGACGAGGAAGGCAAACCATTTATGCCGCGCTACGCATATGATCCACGTCTTGTAAAAGTAGAAGATACCTACTACATTATCTGGTGTCAGGATTTCTACGGCGCAGCTATTGGTATGGCAAAGACAACAGATTTCAAGACATTCACAAGAATTGAGAATCCGTTCCTTCCGTTTAACAGAAATGCAGTATTATTCCCAAGAAAGATCAACGGAAACTTCATGTTATTATCCCGTCCATCTGACAGTGGACATACACCGTTTGGTGATATTTTCATAAGTGAGAGCCCGGATCTTACCTACTGGGGCAAACACAGACATGTAATGGGCAAAGGCTCTGAGTGGTGGGAGTCCTTAAAGATCGGCGGCGGTGCTGCTCCGATCGAGACATCCGAAGGATGGCTGTTATTCTACCACGGAGTAAGCGGAACCTGCAATGGCTATGTATACTCTATCGGTGGAGCAATCTTAGACATTGACAATCCATCTATTGTAAAATATCGTTGTGAGACATTCTTACTTACACCGGAAGAATGGTATGAGGAGCGCGGATTTGTTCCGAATGTATGTTTCCCATGCGCAACGATCCATGATTCTGAATCAGGAAAGATCGCAATCTACTACGGTGCTGCAGACAGTTATGTTGGTCTTGCATTCACAGAACTTGATGATATCATTGATTACATCAAGGAAAACAGCGTTGTAACTCCGGAAGATACCGAGATCGGAAGACGCTAA
- a CDS encoding glycoside hydrolase family 130 protein, whose product MLHERYYVEKEKQEKLLSRKNVKSDFYNGVYDRYEYPVLTREHIPLTWRYDLNPETNPYFMERLGINAVMNSGAIELNGKYYLVARIEGNDRKSFFGVAESDNGIDGFRFWDYPILLPDTCPEETNVYDMRLTKHEDGYIYGVFCSESKDTTVNDLSAAVAAAGIVRTKDLKNWERLPNLVTLNSPQQRNVVLHPEFVDGKYAFYTRPMDDFIETGSGGGIGFGLCEDITHAVIDEEKMTSLRKYHTITEAKNGAGATPIKTDKGWIHIAHGVRNTAAGLRYVIYAFATDLNDPSKVIAEPSGLLIGPRGEERVGDVSNVVFTNGAIVNENNEVFIYYASSDTRMHVATTTVDKLVDYVFNTPQDPGRSVECVAQRCGLIEKNLEFLAKENK is encoded by the coding sequence ATGTTACATGAGAGATATTATGTAGAAAAAGAAAAGCAGGAAAAACTGCTTTCCCGCAAAAATGTAAAATCGGATTTTTACAATGGTGTATATGACCGTTACGAATATCCGGTACTGACAAGAGAGCACATCCCGCTTACATGGAGATATGACTTAAATCCGGAGACAAATCCATATTTCATGGAGCGTCTTGGAATCAACGCAGTGATGAATTCCGGCGCGATCGAACTGAACGGAAAATATTATCTGGTTGCGAGAATCGAAGGAAACGATAGAAAATCTTTCTTTGGTGTTGCTGAGAGTGACAATGGAATTGATGGTTTCCGTTTCTGGGATTATCCGATCCTGTTACCGGATACCTGTCCGGAAGAGACCAATGTCTATGATATGCGTCTGACCAAACATGAAGATGGTTACATCTATGGTGTATTTTGTTCTGAGTCAAAAGATACAACCGTAAACGATCTTTCTGCAGCCGTAGCAGCAGCCGGAATCGTCCGTACCAAAGACTTAAAGAACTGGGAGAGACTGCCAAATCTTGTTACTTTAAATTCTCCGCAGCAGAGAAACGTGGTACTTCATCCGGAATTTGTAGATGGAAAATATGCATTCTATACAAGACCGATGGATGACTTTATTGAAACCGGATCAGGCGGAGGAATCGGATTTGGACTTTGCGAAGATATCACACATGCAGTGATCGACGAGGAGAAAATGACAAGTCTTCGTAAATACCACACAATCACAGAGGCAAAGAACGGTGCCGGTGCAACTCCGATCAAGACAGACAAAGGCTGGATCCACATTGCACATGGTGTCCGCAACACCGCAGCAGGACTCCGTTATGTTATCTATGCATTTGCAACAGACTTAAATGATCCGTCAAAAGTGATCGCAGAGCCGTCCGGACTTTTAATTGGACCGAGAGGTGAGGAGCGTGTCGGTGATGTAAGCAATGTTGTATTTACCAACGGCGCGATCGTAAATGAGAACAACGAAGTATTTATCTACTATGCATCTTCGGATACAAGAATGCATGTAGCGACAACTACCGTTGATAAACTGGTTGATTATGTATTTAATACACCGCAGGATCCGGGCAGAAGCGTTGAGTGTGTGGCACAGAGATGCGGACTGATCGAGAAGAATTTAGAGTTTCTTGCAAAAGAAAACAAATAA
- a CDS encoding AGE family epimerase/isomerase has protein sequence MSELKELAAEAKHELLTHIIPFWRGMRDDKFGGYYGYLSYDLALDEKAEKGCILNSRITWFFANAYLLYKDGGISEEECEAAGFKGEDLLAEAKHGYEFLRDHCIDKEYGGIFWSLNYDGTPLDTTKHTYNQAFCIYALSSYYDAAGDKEALELAFSLFDIIEEHCTDEIGYLEAFTRDFKPESNEKLSENGVLADKTMNTLLHVFEAYTELYRVTKNEKVGKRLMWIMDTFADKVYNPAKQRQEVFFDADYNTILDLHSYGHDIETAWLMDRGVDVLNNEHYREKMTPITKTLTSRIYQVAFDGHSLANECDRGVVNAHRVWWVQAETVVGFLNGYERNTEHSEYRDAALAEWEFIKTYVVDKRNGSEWFWEVNEDGSPILDRPIVEPWKCPYHNGRMCIEVIRRIGA, from the coding sequence ATGAGTGAGTTAAAAGAACTTGCAGCAGAAGCAAAACACGAACTGCTCACACATATCATTCCATTCTGGAGAGGTATGCGGGATGATAAGTTCGGCGGATATTACGGTTATCTTTCCTATGATCTTGCATTGGATGAAAAAGCAGAAAAAGGATGTATTTTAAACAGCCGTATTACCTGGTTTTTTGCAAATGCGTATTTACTTTATAAAGATGGCGGCATTTCGGAAGAGGAATGTGAGGCAGCAGGTTTTAAGGGAGAAGATCTGCTTGCAGAAGCAAAACATGGTTATGAATTTTTAAGGGATCATTGTATCGATAAAGAATATGGAGGAATCTTCTGGTCATTAAATTATGACGGAACACCGCTCGATACAACCAAGCATACTTACAATCAGGCGTTCTGCATTTATGCGTTGTCTTCTTATTATGATGCAGCCGGTGATAAAGAAGCGTTAGAACTTGCTTTTTCCCTGTTCGATATCATTGAGGAGCACTGCACCGATGAGATCGGCTACTTAGAAGCTTTTACAAGAGATTTTAAACCGGAATCAAACGAAAAGCTTTCTGAGAACGGTGTACTTGCAGATAAGACAATGAATACACTGCTTCATGTTTTTGAAGCGTATACAGAATTGTACCGCGTGACAAAAAATGAAAAGGTTGGAAAGAGACTGATGTGGATCATGGATACCTTTGCAGATAAGGTATACAATCCGGCAAAACAGCGTCAGGAAGTATTTTTTGATGCAGACTATAACACAATCTTAGACCTTCATTCTTATGGTCATGACATTGAGACAGCATGGCTGATGGATCGCGGTGTCGATGTTTTAAACAATGAACATTACCGTGAGAAAATGACACCGATCACAAAGACACTGACCTCAAGAATTTATCAGGTGGCATTTGATGGTCATTCTCTTGCAAATGAATGTGACCGCGGAGTGGTCAATGCACACCGCGTCTGGTGGGTGCAGGCGGAGACCGTTGTTGGTTTCTTAAACGGTTATGAGAGAAACACAGAACATTCTGAGTACCGGGATGCGGCACTGGCAGAGTGGGAGTTCATCAAAACCTATGTGGTCGATAAGAGAAATGGTTCAGAGTGGTTCTGGGAGGTAAATGAGGATGGAAGTCCGATATTAGACAGACCGATCGTAGAGCCATGGAAATGTCCGTATCATAATGGAAGAATGTGTATAGAAGTCATCCGCAGAATCGGAGCATAA
- a CDS encoding carbohydrate ABC transporter permease: MKKHNVNVQKRKKHYTVGAILWLIVEYVSLIFFGLCAVVPVISCVITAFKTQEEYQATNVMTLPENWLNFDNFIKAFQTADMGRAFLNSVIVMVSVLVVSIIIGTQLAYVLNRFKFPGNGLIRNLFLFASLLPAVAMQVTVYNIMTALHFVNHLYGYIILMCGTDVISIYIFIQFMENIPISLDESAIIDGASYWTIYWKIMLPLLKPAIVTSCILKGVGVYNEYYMANLYLMDKKLHTIATSLYTFVGPMGSQYNLICAGVIISLLPALIVFILCQKQIYSGIAAGAVKG, from the coding sequence ATGAAAAAACATAATGTAAATGTGCAGAAAAGAAAAAAACATTATACCGTTGGTGCAATCCTCTGGCTGATCGTTGAATATGTATCGTTGATCTTCTTTGGACTTTGTGCAGTTGTTCCGGTTATCTCCTGTGTGATTACAGCATTTAAGACACAGGAAGAATATCAGGCGACCAATGTTATGACATTGCCGGAGAACTGGCTGAATTTTGATAATTTTATTAAAGCATTTCAGACAGCGGATATGGGAAGAGCTTTCTTAAATTCCGTGATCGTTATGGTATCTGTCCTGGTTGTTTCCATTATAATCGGAACACAGCTTGCTTATGTGTTAAACCGTTTTAAATTTCCGGGAAACGGACTGATCCGAAACCTGTTTTTGTTTGCTTCACTGCTTCCGGCAGTTGCAATGCAGGTAACTGTATATAATATCATGACAGCACTGCACTTTGTCAATCATTTATATGGATATATTATTCTGATGTGCGGAACGGATGTTATCTCAATTTACATTTTCATTCAGTTTATGGAAAATATACCAATATCTCTGGATGAATCGGCAATCATTGATGGCGCATCCTATTGGACAATTTACTGGAAGATTATGCTTCCATTATTAAAACCGGCAATCGTTACATCCTGTATTTTAAAGGGTGTGGGTGTTTATAACGAGTACTATATGGCAAACCTTTATCTGATGGATAAAAAGTTACATACAATCGCGACATCACTTTATACATTTGTTGGTCCGATGGGAAGTCAGTACAACCTGATCTGTGCAGGTGTTATCATTTCCCTGCTTCCGGCATTGATCGTATTTATCCTCTGTCAGAAACAGATTTACAGTGGAATTGCTGCAGGTGCAGTAAAAGGCTAA